The proteins below are encoded in one region of uncultured Eubacteriales bacterium:
- a CDS encoding Enoyl-CoA hydratase/isomerase gives MAYTYSKYQPFRTHLEDYAEKWSGMARLRREDGILEVRFHTDDGPARFCEAIHAGYLGLLFDIGHDPDNELVIITGTGDSYLSLADEEMSFVHVDYTSSVTYDWWYLVATRVPLAWLDLPVPVICAVNGPFTIHPESVLLSDYIIAGDNTYTVDRHLQDAGCAPVDGINILYDKLLGPNAGRAMLMNGEVINAQRGKDLGIFAEVVPHGQELARAWEFARDYMKKVPSRMVRRMTREAFTQPLREAFTKDIRSSLCHECYSSELRTDSTPEAGHQNMVNKEK, from the coding sequence ATGGCTTATACATACAGCAAGTACCAGCCCTTCCGTACCCATCTGGAGGACTACGCCGAGAAGTGGAGCGGCATGGCCCGCCTGCGCCGGGAGGACGGTATCCTGGAAGTCCGTTTCCATACGGACGACGGCCCGGCCCGTTTCTGCGAGGCCATCCACGCCGGTTACCTGGGGCTGCTCTTCGACATCGGCCACGATCCCGATAATGAGCTGGTCATCATCACCGGTACCGGGGACAGCTACCTCTCCCTGGCCGACGAGGAGATGTCCTTCGTACACGTGGACTATACCAGCAGCGTGACCTACGACTGGTGGTATCTGGTGGCCACCCGGGTCCCCCTGGCCTGGCTGGACCTTCCCGTGCCCGTCATCTGCGCCGTCAACGGCCCCTTCACCATCCACCCCGAGTCGGTGCTCCTGTCCGACTACATCATCGCGGGGGACAACACCTACACCGTGGACCGCCACCTGCAGGACGCGGGCTGCGCCCCTGTCGATGGCATCAACATCCTCTATGATAAACTGCTTGGGCCCAACGCGGGCCGCGCCATGCTCATGAACGGCGAGGTCATCAACGCCCAGCGGGGCAAGGACCTGGGCATCTTCGCCGAGGTCGTGCCTCACGGGCAGGAGCTCGCCCGCGCCTGGGAATTTGCCCGGGACTATATGAAGAAGGTCCCCTCCCGGATGGTGCGCCGCATGACCCGTGAGGCCTTTACCCAGCCCCTGCGCGAGGCCTTTACGAAGGACATCCGCTCCAGCCTCTGCCACGAGTGCTATTCCTCCGAACTGCGGACGGATTCGACTCCCGAGGCGGGCCACCAGAACATGGTGAACAAGGAGAAGTAA
- a CDS encoding putative Fumarylacetoacetate (FAA) hydrolase (Evidence 3 : Function proposed based on presence of conserved amino acid motif, structural feature or limited homology): MKLVTFEVETLFGEVRRLGAIRKDGYIVDLTAARELQLAARGVAQPWVRAGRDCPDTMLAFIRAGQPALDAAAETLEFAADLGTERVNGVTAVFDCAAVRLLTPLPRPNSIRCFSLSEKHMLAGIASMQDSAMWGGTKPSLTALPPEWYNLPTYYKTSTCEVYGPDDLVPWPALTGRFDYEMEVAAVIGTRGRQVSVEDGDSYIFGYTLYNDWSARDFQNREMSVNLGPGLCKDNASSLGPCIVTRDEFDLMGARFTVKVNGELWADTKVDFHFPLAKLVEYVSEVQTIYPGDIFTSGTLPGGSGAEKKLWIPEGAVVELEAEGMGVLRNRVGVRGEAAPLPAAQRPWSAVARTEDDA; the protein is encoded by the coding sequence ATGAAACTTGTCACATTTGAAGTAGAGACTCTTTTCGGTGAGGTGCGCCGCCTGGGCGCCATCCGGAAGGATGGTTATATCGTTGACCTCACCGCGGCGCGGGAGCTGCAGCTGGCCGCCCGGGGCGTGGCTCAGCCCTGGGTCCGGGCGGGACGTGACTGCCCGGATACAATGCTGGCCTTTATCCGTGCCGGCCAGCCCGCCCTGGACGCGGCGGCAGAGACTCTGGAGTTCGCGGCGGATCTGGGTACGGAGCGGGTGAACGGCGTCACCGCGGTGTTTGACTGCGCGGCGGTGCGTCTGCTCACGCCGCTGCCCAGGCCCAACTCCATCCGCTGTTTCTCCCTCAGCGAGAAGCACATGCTTGCGGGCATCGCCTCCATGCAGGACAGCGCCATGTGGGGCGGCACCAAGCCCTCCCTCACCGCGCTGCCCCCCGAGTGGTACAACCTGCCCACCTACTATAAGACCAGTACCTGCGAGGTCTACGGGCCTGACGACCTTGTGCCCTGGCCCGCCCTCACAGGTCGGTTTGACTATGAGATGGAGGTGGCCGCAGTCATCGGGACCCGGGGCCGCCAGGTCTCCGTTGAGGACGGCGACAGCTACATCTTCGGGTATACCCTCTATAACGACTGGAGTGCCCGCGATTTCCAGAACCGGGAGATGAGCGTGAACCTGGGGCCTGGTCTCTGTAAGGACAATGCCTCCTCCCTCGGCCCCTGCATCGTCACCCGGGACGAGTTCGACCTGATGGGCGCGCGGTTCACGGTGAAGGTGAACGGCGAGCTCTGGGCCGACACCAAGGTAGATTTCCACTTCCCCCTGGCCAAACTTGTGGAATATGTCTCCGAGGTGCAGACCATCTACCCTGGCGACATCTTTACCAGCGGCACTCTGCCCGGCGGCAGCGGCGCTGAGAAGAAGCTCTGGATACCCGAAGGAGCCGTTGTGGAGCTGGAGGCCGAGGGTATGGGCGTCCTGCGCAACCGGGTCGGCGTGCGCGGGGAAGCTGCGCCTCTTCCCGCGGCCCAGCGCCCATGGAGCGCGGTCGCCAGGACTGAGGACGACGCGTAA
- a CDS encoding hypothetical protein (Evidence 5 : No homology to any previously reported sequences) has translation MAETIPGASPGIVSASAAFLRGGQDLHLTTIRIKRILHEYMRDGLLLEVENDKENQQSGAPFSGAGTGALSLRRHARTQPEHLP, from the coding sequence GTGGCGGAGACGATTCCTGGAGCCTCTCCTGGGATCGTCTCCGCCTCGGCGGCTTTCCTCCGCGGTGGTCAGGATTTGCATTTGACAACCATCCGGATCAAACGTATACTTCATGAATACATGAGGGACGGGCTTCTTTTAGAGGTGGAAAATGACAAAGAAAATCAGCAGAGCGGCGCCCCTTTTTCTGGCGCTGGCACTGGCGCTCTCAGCCTGCGCCGGCACGCCCGCACCCAGCCAGAGCACCTCCCCTGA
- a CDS encoding exported hypothetical protein (Evidence 5 : No homology to any previously reported sequences), with protein sequence MTKKISRAAPLFLALALALSACAGTPAPSQSTSPDEAANGSSITRSVNGSGQNITYVHAAEDILMEKPGDARTLYVGAYGENYVTSTLSTVGYNNLIAISLIYDTLFSKNFQTGEVECRIAERYEFIEDQDGPILHVVIRSGLYFQSGDPITAADCFDSTIGRFAKTGIVRTYLGDTVDVDNSWYEGDRDLYIRLRQYDRTVLECLSCQWFNIGNSSFEETATEEDFWDKVDGSGPFIIEEQISGDSMRLKVDDNYWGWGIVAERPNYDYMEVKFYSEASIMVIDYENGQLDCCLGLGVSDTERILSQGETHSNLKLASSGNYTVICLPAYKKAFSDPRVREAVYCAIDTDATAEAAYGALGIEMSSYVSSMAPYRREYRTNRYDPDRARQLLAEAGYRDGDLTLNTVVASSDAAATSMAEIIQAFLAEVGIKLTIESYDFPTAVQLQRNGSVDLCITTFYTMNADISGCFIQLPEGSYNQAAWLTQLDSELEARLQSGRYTSSEEDAEADYAWIQDWLDENMWYIPMVEYNTAFLARDYVDDSGFDNLMHTRDIRGLDLVKD encoded by the coding sequence ATGACAAAGAAAATCAGCAGAGCGGCGCCCCTTTTTCTGGCGCTGGCACTGGCGCTCTCAGCCTGCGCCGGCACGCCCGCACCCAGCCAGAGCACCTCCCCTGACGAGGCGGCCAACGGCTCCTCCATTACCCGGAGCGTCAACGGGTCCGGCCAGAACATCACCTATGTCCACGCCGCCGAGGACATTCTCATGGAAAAGCCCGGCGACGCCCGTACCCTCTATGTGGGCGCCTATGGGGAGAACTATGTCACCAGCACCCTCTCCACCGTAGGGTATAATAACCTCATTGCCATCTCCTTGATTTACGACACCCTCTTTTCCAAGAACTTTCAGACAGGAGAGGTGGAGTGCCGCATTGCCGAGCGGTATGAATTCATTGAGGACCAGGACGGGCCCATCCTGCACGTGGTCATCCGGTCCGGCCTCTATTTCCAGAGCGGCGACCCCATCACCGCCGCAGACTGCTTCGACTCCACCATCGGAAGGTTTGCCAAGACCGGCATAGTGCGCACCTACCTGGGGGACACCGTCGATGTGGACAACTCCTGGTACGAGGGAGACCGCGACCTCTATATCCGTCTCAGGCAGTACGACAGGACGGTACTTGAGTGCCTGTCCTGCCAGTGGTTCAATATTGGAAACTCCAGCTTTGAGGAGACCGCCACTGAGGAGGACTTCTGGGACAAGGTGGATGGCTCGGGCCCCTTTATCATTGAGGAGCAGATCTCCGGCGACTCCATGCGTCTGAAGGTGGACGACAATTACTGGGGCTGGGGCATCGTGGCGGAGCGGCCGAATTATGACTATATGGAGGTCAAGTTCTACTCCGAGGCCTCCATCATGGTCATCGACTATGAGAACGGCCAGCTGGACTGCTGCCTGGGTCTGGGCGTCAGCGATACAGAGCGTATTCTCTCCCAGGGAGAGACCCACAGCAATTTAAAACTTGCCTCCTCCGGCAACTACACCGTGATCTGCCTGCCGGCCTATAAAAAGGCCTTCAGCGATCCCAGAGTGCGAGAAGCCGTTTACTGCGCCATCGACACAGACGCCACCGCGGAGGCGGCCTACGGCGCGCTGGGCATAGAGATGAGCTCCTACGTCTCCTCCATGGCCCCCTACCGCCGGGAGTACCGGACGAACCGCTACGACCCTGACCGGGCTCGCCAGCTGCTGGCCGAGGCCGGATACCGGGACGGAGACCTGACGCTCAACACGGTGGTCGCTTCCAGTGACGCTGCCGCCACTTCCATGGCGGAGATCATTCAGGCCTTTCTGGCCGAGGTGGGCATCAAGCTGACCATTGAGTCCTACGATTTCCCCACGGCGGTCCAGCTGCAGAGAAACGGCAGCGTGGACCTGTGCATCACCACGTTCTATACCATGAACGCGGACATCTCGGGCTGTTTCATCCAGCTCCCGGAGGGGAGCTATAACCAGGCCGCCTGGCTCACCCAGCTGGACAGCGAGCTGGAGGCGCGGCTCCAGAGCGGGCGCTATACCAGCTCCGAGGAGGACGCGGAGGCGGACTACGCCTGGATACAGGACTGGCTGGATGAGAACATGTGGTACATCCCGATGGTGGAGTACAACACGGCGTTTCTCGCAAGAGACTATGTGGATGATTCCGGTTTCGATAATCTCATGCATACCCGGGACATCCGCGGCCTGGACCTTGTCAAGGACTGA
- a CDS encoding Nickel ABC transporter, permease protein, with product MSRTEEENSEVISLLKYIVKSILLVIPTMLGVALIVFTINYLTPGDPVAIYYDFDYTQEQYDQKAAEWGLDKPYAEQFVAYLKNIVTKLDFGYSYYSGKSVMSELTARFPVSLRLGLISVALTVVIGIPFGIISATRQYSLLDYSVTFISLFFAAVPGFWLSMMMILLFSQRLGWLPASGLTDWRSYIMPVIASSAQYIASVTRQTRSSMLEVIRQDYIRTARAKGIGEKAVIHRHALRNALLPVVTLVGLQAGAVIAGSAIIEAVHSFPGMGGLMMTAINNKDYSSIQAVVLLLSAVVCFINVMVDVLYALIDPRVKVR from the coding sequence TTGTCAAGGACTGAGGAAGAAAACTCCGAGGTGATTTCGTTGCTTAAATACATCGTAAAGAGCATACTGCTGGTGATTCCCACGATGCTGGGCGTGGCCCTCATCGTCTTCACGATCAACTACCTGACCCCGGGGGACCCGGTCGCCATTTATTACGACTTCGACTATACCCAGGAGCAGTATGACCAAAAGGCCGCGGAGTGGGGCCTGGATAAGCCCTACGCCGAGCAGTTCGTCGCCTATCTCAAAAATATTGTCACGAAACTGGACTTCGGCTACTCCTACTATAGCGGCAAGAGCGTCATGTCCGAGCTGACCGCCCGCTTTCCCGTCTCCCTGCGCCTGGGACTCATCTCGGTGGCGCTGACGGTGGTCATCGGAATCCCGTTTGGCATCATATCAGCCACCCGGCAGTACTCCCTCCTGGACTATTCGGTGACCTTTATCTCTCTTTTCTTTGCCGCGGTTCCCGGCTTTTGGCTGTCTATGATGATGATCCTCCTCTTCTCCCAGCGGCTGGGGTGGCTGCCCGCCTCAGGTCTGACGGACTGGAGAAGCTATATCATGCCCGTCATCGCCTCCTCGGCCCAGTACATCGCCTCTGTTACCCGCCAGACCCGCTCCAGTATGCTGGAGGTCATCCGCCAGGACTACATACGCACCGCCCGCGCCAAGGGAATCGGCGAGAAGGCGGTCATCCACCGGCACGCTCTGCGCAACGCGCTGCTGCCGGTGGTCACGCTGGTTGGCCTTCAGGCCGGGGCGGTAATCGCGGGCTCCGCCATCATTGAGGCTGTCCACTCCTTTCCCGGCATGGGCGGGCTTATGATGACCGCCATCAACAATAAGGACTACAGCAGTATCCAGGCTGTCGTCCTGCTGCTGTCCGCCGTGGTATGCTTTATCAATGTGATGGTGGACGTGCTCTACGCCTTAATCGACCCCAGGGTAAAGGTTCGCTGA
- a CDS encoding hypothetical protein (Evidence 5 : No homology to any previously reported sequences), with protein MLYQCDGGRALRLNRPQGKGSLTRKKETNARSVGRSKERVIAWKWELKSRGAGEAGGTASGATCGFGSAGTGSLWSPWSSLS; from the coding sequence ATGCTTTATCAATGTGATGGTGGACGTGCTCTACGCCTTAATCGACCCCAGGGTAAAGGTTCGCTGACCCGGAAGAAGGAAACGAACGCCCGGTCTGTCGGGCGGAGCAAGGAGCGAGTAATCGCATGGAAATGGGAACTGAAAAGCAGGGGGGCCGGGGAGGCGGGCGGCACAGCCAGTGGGGCGACGTGTGGCTTCGGTTCCGCAGGAACCGGGTCGCTATGGTCTCCCTGGTCCTCCTTATCCTGA
- the yliD gene encoding putative peptide transporter permease subunit: membrane component of ABC superfamily (Evidence 3 : Function proposed based on presence of conserved amino acid motif, structural feature or limited homology; Product type pt : putative transporter), translating into MEMGTEKQGGRGGGRHSQWGDVWLRFRRNRVAMVSLVLLILIILVTVGSEVIAPYAYGKIDLPERFQFPSALHWFGTDNLGRDILSRVLVGGKISLLVAFLSVGLAAVAGSLLGAAAGYFGGKWELLIMKCTDVLMAIPAFLLAVSVSVALGTGVLETALAVGLCNIPRFVRLMRAETLAVKGREFIEAARSCGSSHGRIILRHVFPNALSSTIVNVTLGVSTAILQISGLSFVGLGVQPPNPEWGSMLASGRTYIRDFWPMVVFPGIAIVVTLILFNLVGDGLRDAMDPKLKR; encoded by the coding sequence ATGGAAATGGGAACTGAAAAGCAGGGGGGCCGGGGAGGCGGGCGGCACAGCCAGTGGGGCGACGTGTGGCTTCGGTTCCGCAGGAACCGGGTCGCTATGGTCTCCCTGGTCCTCCTTATCCTGATCATCCTCGTCACCGTGGGCTCCGAGGTCATTGCGCCCTATGCCTATGGGAAAATAGACCTGCCGGAGCGGTTTCAATTCCCCTCCGCACTCCACTGGTTCGGTACGGATAACCTGGGGCGGGACATCCTCTCCCGTGTGCTGGTAGGGGGAAAAATCTCCCTTCTTGTGGCCTTCCTCTCGGTGGGGCTGGCCGCAGTTGCCGGCTCCCTCCTGGGTGCGGCGGCGGGCTATTTCGGCGGGAAGTGGGAGCTGCTCATTATGAAGTGCACCGACGTGCTCATGGCCATTCCCGCCTTCCTGCTGGCGGTGAGCGTTTCCGTGGCGCTGGGTACCGGCGTGCTCGAAACAGCGCTGGCGGTGGGGCTGTGCAACATCCCAAGGTTTGTCCGGCTCATGCGGGCGGAGACCCTGGCGGTAAAGGGCAGGGAGTTCATCGAGGCCGCCCGGTCCTGCGGGTCCTCTCATGGGAGGATCATCCTGCGGCATGTGTTCCCCAACGCGCTCTCCTCCACCATCGTCAATGTGACGCTGGGCGTAAGCACCGCGATTTTACAGATTTCCGGGCTCAGTTTCGTAGGCCTGGGCGTCCAGCCGCCTAACCCGGAGTGGGGCTCCATGCTGGCCAGCGGGCGGACCTATATTCGGGACTTCTGGCCAATGGTGGTCTTTCCGGGCATTGCCATCGTGGTGACGCTGATTCTCTTTAACCTGGTGGGCGACGGCCTCAGGGACGCGATGGACCCGAAACTGAAACGGTGA
- the oppD gene encoding oligopeptide transporter subunit; ATP-binding component of ABC superfamily (Evidence 2a : Function of homologous gene experimentally demonstrated in an other organism; Product type t : transporter): MSALLEIKDLVIQYVTCAGVVEAVNGITLHIEKGETLGLVGETGSGKTTTALGVMGLLPRPQGKIAGGSISFNGEDLTRKTEKEMNAVRSSQISMIFQDPMTALNPVMRVREQIEEVIAQHNKISRAEAQKRAMDMLELVGIPASRGEEYPHQFSGGMKQRVVIAIALACAPALILADEPTTALDVTIQAQVLDMMNRLKKELGTAMLLITHDLGVVAETCDRVAVMYAGQIVEAGGMEDIYEAAAHPYTQGLFGSIPSLDEEVEILCPIPGLMPDPMDLPSGCAFHPRCPWATGECARIDPPAFETGPGHLVRCLRCRPDGWSAGKE, from the coding sequence ATGAGCGCGCTGCTTGAAATCAAAGACCTTGTGATCCAATATGTTACCTGCGCGGGCGTTGTGGAGGCCGTCAACGGCATCACCCTCCATATAGAAAAAGGGGAGACCCTTGGCCTGGTGGGAGAGACCGGCTCCGGCAAGACCACCACGGCGCTGGGCGTTATGGGCCTGCTGCCCAGGCCCCAGGGAAAAATCGCCGGGGGGAGCATCTCGTTCAATGGGGAGGACCTCACCCGGAAAACCGAAAAAGAGATGAACGCGGTCCGCAGCAGCCAGATCTCCATGATCTTTCAGGACCCCATGACCGCCCTCAACCCGGTTATGCGGGTGCGGGAGCAAATCGAGGAGGTCATCGCGCAGCATAACAAAATATCCAGGGCGGAGGCCCAGAAACGGGCCATGGACATGCTGGAGTTGGTGGGCATCCCCGCCTCCCGCGGGGAGGAGTATCCCCACCAATTCTCAGGCGGCATGAAACAGCGGGTGGTCATTGCCATTGCCCTGGCCTGCGCTCCGGCGCTGATCCTGGCGGACGAGCCCACCACCGCCCTGGATGTCACCATCCAGGCCCAGGTGCTGGACATGATGAACAGGCTGAAAAAGGAGCTGGGCACTGCCATGCTCCTCATCACCCACGACCTTGGCGTGGTAGCTGAGACCTGCGACCGGGTGGCCGTCATGTACGCCGGACAGATCGTGGAGGCCGGGGGCATGGAGGACATCTACGAGGCCGCCGCCCACCCCTACACCCAGGGCCTGTTCGGCTCCATCCCATCCCTGGACGAGGAGGTGGAGATCCTCTGTCCCATTCCCGGTCTGATGCCGGACCCCATGGATCTGCCCTCCGGGTGCGCGTTCCATCCCCGCTGCCCCTGGGCCACGGGGGAGTGCGCCAGAATCGACCCGCCAGCCTTTGAGACTGGTCCGGGCCATCTCGTCAGGTGCCTGCGCTGCCGGCCCGACGGCTGGTCAGCGGGAAAGGAGTGA
- the oppF gene encoding oligopeptide transporter subunit; ATP-binding component of ABC superfamily (Evidence 2a : Function of homologous gene experimentally demonstrated in an other organism; Product type t : transporter) produces the protein MDELIKVRNLKKYFAASSGKLHAVDGLSFSIQRGKTLGVVGESGCGKSTLGRALIGLLDVTEGEVVFKGRDITHAKGRERKALCREMQMIFQDPFSSLDPRLCAFDLIAEPLAVFKVCKTRDELEKRVGALMDTVGISEQMAYSYPYELDGGRRQRIGIARALALEPDFIVCDEPVSALDVSVQAQFLNLLKKLQRGRGITYLFITHDLSVVKHISDDVLVMYMGRMVEKAPSKKLFEAPLHPYTKGLLSAIPIPKLRGRRERIIMKGEITSPIDPEPGCRFAARCPYARELCFRAQPELVQLQPEHFVACHFVEEINGLSAG, from the coding sequence ATGGATGAGCTTATAAAGGTCAGGAATCTGAAGAAATACTTTGCCGCCTCATCCGGCAAGCTCCACGCCGTGGACGGGCTGAGCTTTTCCATCCAGAGGGGAAAGACCCTTGGCGTGGTGGGGGAGTCGGGCTGCGGCAAGTCCACCCTGGGGCGGGCCCTGATCGGCCTGCTGGACGTGACGGAAGGGGAGGTCGTCTTTAAGGGCAGGGACATCACCCACGCCAAGGGGCGGGAGCGCAAGGCGCTCTGCCGGGAAATGCAGATGATCTTTCAGGATCCCTTCTCCTCGCTGGACCCCCGCCTGTGCGCCTTCGACCTGATCGCGGAGCCGCTCGCCGTCTTTAAGGTCTGCAAGACCCGGGACGAGCTGGAAAAGCGGGTTGGTGCGCTGATGGATACCGTGGGAATCTCCGAGCAGATGGCCTATTCCTACCCCTATGAGCTGGACGGCGGGCGGCGCCAGCGTATCGGCATTGCAAGAGCCCTTGCCCTGGAGCCTGACTTCATCGTCTGCGACGAGCCGGTGTCCGCTCTGGATGTCTCGGTGCAGGCCCAGTTTCTCAATCTGCTGAAAAAGCTCCAGCGCGGCCGGGGAATCACCTATCTCTTCATCACCCACGACCTGTCCGTCGTCAAGCATATCTCAGATGATGTCCTGGTGATGTATATGGGCCGGATGGTGGAAAAGGCCCCTTCCAAAAAGCTGTTTGAGGCACCGTTACACCCCTATACCAAAGGCCTTCTCTCCGCCATTCCCATTCCTAAGCTCCGGGGTCGGCGGGAGCGGATCATCATGAAAGGGGAGATCACCTCTCCCATTGATCCCGAGCCCGGCTGCCGCTTCGCGGCCCGGTGTCCCTACGCCAGGGAGCTGTGCTTCCGTGCCCAGCCGGAGCTGGTCCAGCTGCAGCCCGAGCATTTCGTCGCCTGCCATTTCGTGGAGGAGATCAACGGCCTGTCCGCAGGTTGA